The following nucleotide sequence is from Tardiphaga sp. 709.
GCGGCTGTTCAGGTCATGAGTGTCAGCGTCTTGCACACAGACCTCATGGTGAGGAGCGCGCCGCTTGGCGCGCGTCTCGAACCATGATGAGATTGTGGCCATCCCCAGCGAATGGCTTTGCCATTCGCAAGGAGACGCGCTCGAAGCCGAGCGCTCCTCAGGATGAGGACCGTTATTTTATCTTCAACCCGGAGAGCATTTGATATGTCCAGTTTTCACGGTCCGCTCCGCGTCGGTATTGGCGGTCCTGTCGGCTCCGGCAAGACCGCGCTGATGGATCTGCTGTGCAAGACCATGCGCGAGCGCTACGACATCGCGGCCATCACCAATGACATCTACACGAAGTGGGACGCCGAATATCTGGTGCGCTCGGGCTCGCTGACAGCGGATCGCATTGCTGGCGTCGAAACTGGCGGCTGTCCGCATACGGCGATCCGCGAGGACGCCTCGATGAACCTCGCCGCCGTCGCCGACATGCGCGTCAAGTTTCCCGATCTCGACATGGTGCTGATCGAATCCGGCGGCGACAACCTCGCGGCGACCTTCTCGCCGGAACTGGCCGATATCACCATCTACGTCATCGACGTCGCGGCCGGCGACAAGATCCCCTCAAGGGGGGGCCGGGCATCACGCGCTCGGACCTGCTGGTGATCAACAAGATCGACCTTGCGCCCTATGTCGGGGCTTCGCTCGAGAAGATGGACGTCGATGCCAAACGGATGCGCGGGGTCAGGCCCTTCGTGATGACCAATATGAAGACGCGGGAAGGTCTCGACCGGATTATCTCATTCATTGAGAGCAAGGGCGGTCTTAAGGCCAAGGCAGTCGCCTGAAACTTGTGAATAAGGCCTCTGCCGTAGTCTCACGAGCGGGCTTCGACTTGAGGCGTTCATATCGAGTTGGCTATAACGACGGGCTGGTCGATGCCCGTCGGCCAATCTGTCGTGTGATATTGCGTTAAGCCTGTTTTTCAAGATTTGTCCGGTCCGGAAATAATTTCCATCGGGCTGGAACCAAATTGTTCCGGCATGATTGGCATACTCCTGAGCCGCTGACCCGGCAGCAACGTCTCCTAATTTCCCGAGTATCCGTGTGGTCCGGCTTGGCTTCATCATCGCATTACTGGCACTGGTCGGAGCTCTGCTCTCCGGCCTTGCGGCCTATCGCGTGCATGACCAGGAGCTGGCGATCGAGAATATCGCGCTGGGCCGGGCCGTGGATATCCATGCCAGCCTGGTGCAGGAGCGTCTGACCGAGCGCGAATTGCTGGCCCGGGTTGCAGCCGGGCTGTTTCGTGCCCCCACGGTCATGAAGGCCAATATGCTGCAGCCGTTGCGGTCTTCGATCTACGCCTTCAAGACCGATTTCGCCATCGCCGGATGGATCGCTCGCCTGCAGCCGAATGAATTGGCGGCCGCCAGCGCGGAGCTCGCCAGTGCCGGCTACCGCAATCCCACGATCCGCAACTACAACGACGATCGCCTCGATGCCAAGGCGCTGGAGCAGCCGCTGGACGTGCTGATGGATGTGGAGCCACGCAATTCCGTCACCGACGGCTTTGCCGGTCGCGTCCTGAACTTCTCCCCCATCACAGGGCCAACGCTGGCTCGCGCCCTGAACGAAGGCAAGCCGGTCGCCTCCAATCCCACGCCGCTGCAGCAGCCCGATGGACAGCTGGGATTGGTCCTGGTGACGCCCGTTGTGTCCGAGGGCAATCCCGCACCGGCTGGCTTCGTGTCGTTCTCCTATGAACTCGGGCCGTTGATGCTGGCCAATGACGAGATGTCATTGTTCTCGGTGGCGCTGAAAGATCCGCGTGTCGCTGATGGCGAAATCGTCGCCGACGACGACGGCAGGGTAACGGCGCGCCCGTTGGTGGGGAATGGTCCTGCGCTGGCAGTGCTGCGCACGGTTTCGTTCGGCGGACGTGACTGGTCGCTGGGCTATTATCCGAAGATCAATACCGAGCTGCGCGCGCAGCGCACCGCGATCATCGTCGGCGGGTTCGGCCTCGCGCTGACGGCCATTGTTTGCGGGCTGTTTGGCTATGTCTCCTACGCCAATCTGCGGCTGCGGCGCGAGGTGGAGATCCGCATCGGCTTCGAACGTCGCCTGACCGCCGTCATCGACGAGCTCAATCATCGCGTGAAGAACATTTTGGCGGTGATCCAGTCCATCGTGACGCGCACGCTGCGTCACGGCTCCGACGTGGACAGCGCGCGCGATCTCCTGATCGGTCGTATTCACGCGATGTCGAATGTCGTGTCGCTGCTGAGCGAGAGCCAGTGGCAGGGCGTGCAGCTCAAGGGCCTGTTTGAGGCGCGTGCGATCCCGCACGCCGACCGTATCGCACTGGAAGGTCCGGACATCATTGTCAGCGCGCGCGCTGCGCAGAGCCTGTCGCTGCTGTTCTTTGAACTTGCCTCGCATTCCGACGAGGGCCTCTCGCTGGTCGGCAAGCATCCGCATATCGTTGCGCATTGGGAGATTACGGGCAGCGAGCCGGATGGGCTGTTCAATTTCCGCTGGGAAGAGTTCAACACCAGCGAAGCAACGCGGCGGCCGGACAGCGATTTCGGTCTGGTGCTGCTCGATCGCGTGGCGCCGGAAGCACTGGGTGGTACGGCGAAGCGCTACTTCACCGATGTGTCCTACGTCTATGAACTAACGGCACCTGTCGAAACGGTGATCGACATGACCGAGCGCGACCGGACTGAGGCGCTGGCGAAGCCGATCAGATAATCGATCCCAACAAAAAAGCCGGCGTTTCCGCCGGCTTTCGTATTCGTTGTATCCGCTACGCCTGTTAGTGCGCAGCTTCCAGAGCGGCAGCTTCCGCCTTGGCGATGGTGCCCTTGACCGCGGTCTGCACCTTTTCAAAGGCACGGACTTCGATCTGACGGACACGCTCGCGCGAGACGCCGAACTCCGAGGCAAGATCTTCCAGCGTCATCGGTTCATCGGCGAGGCGACGCGCCTCGAAGATGCGCCGTTCGCGCGGGTTGAGGACGCCGATGGCGCCGTTCAGCGCCTGACGGCGATGATCGAACTCCTCGTGCTCCGCCATGATGGTTTCCTGATTGGGCGAGTTATCGACCAGCCAGTCCTGCCATTCGCCGGCTTCGCCGTCGTCACGGATCGGTGCGTTGAGCGACGCGTCGCCACCAAGGCGGCGGTTCATGTCGATCACGTCCTGTTCCGTCACGCCGAGACGCGTGGCGATCAGCTTCACCTGGTCGGGGCGAAGATCGCCTTCGTCCAGGGCGGAAATCTTGCTCTTCGCCTTACGCAGGTTGAAGAACAGCTTCTTCTGGTTTGCGGTGGTGCCCATCTTCACGAGCGACCACGAACGCAGAATGTACTCTTGAATCGAGGCCTTGATCCACCACATGGCGTAGGTGGCCAGGCGGAAGCCTTTCTCCGGCTCGAAGCGTTTCACAGCCTGCATCAGACCGACGTT
It contains:
- a CDS encoding HWE histidine kinase domain-containing protein, producing MVRLGFIIALLALVGALLSGLAAYRVHDQELAIENIALGRAVDIHASLVQERLTERELLARVAAGLFRAPTVMKANMLQPLRSSIYAFKTDFAIAGWIARLQPNELAAASAELASAGYRNPTIRNYNDDRLDAKALEQPLDVLMDVEPRNSVTDGFAGRVLNFSPITGPTLARALNEGKPVASNPTPLQQPDGQLGLVLVTPVVSEGNPAPAGFVSFSYELGPLMLANDEMSLFSVALKDPRVADGEIVADDDGRVTARPLVGNGPALAVLRTVSFGGRDWSLGYYPKINTELRAQRTAIIVGGFGLALTAIVCGLFGYVSYANLRLRREVEIRIGFERRLTAVIDELNHRVKNILAVIQSIVTRTLRHGSDVDSARDLLIGRIHAMSNVVSLLSESQWQGVQLKGLFEARAIPHADRIALEGPDIIVSARAAQSLSLLFFELASHSDEGLSLVGKHPHIVAHWEITGSEPDGLFNFRWEEFNTSEATRRPDSDFGLVLLDRVAPEALGGTAKRYFTDVSYVYELTAPVETVIDMTERDRTEALAKPIR
- the rpoH gene encoding RNA polymerase sigma factor RpoH yields the protein MARTATLPVLNGESGLSHYLAEIRKFPMLEPQQEYMFAKRWREHDDRDAAHHLVTSHLRLVAKIAMGYRGYGLPISEVVSEGNVGLMQAVKRFEPEKGFRLATYAMWWIKASIQEYILRSWSLVKMGTTANQKKLFFNLRKAKSKISALDEGDLRPDQVKLIATRLGVTEQDVIDMNRRLGGDASLNAPIRDDGEAGEWQDWLVDNSPNQETIMAEHEEFDHRRQALNGAIGVLNPRERRIFEARRLADEPMTLEDLASEFGVSRERVRQIEVRAFEKVQTAVKGTIAKAEAAALEAAH